TCCAGAGTAGACCCGGCACGGCAGGGCGCGGCACAGAGGTCTGAACCGCCACAGCCTCAACCAGCCTCAACATCGTGGTCTCAAACCGTAGCCACAGGCACGCCCTGGGCCGCCGAAGTACGGCAACATCGCGTATGCCCCCTTCCATCCTGATCCGGCGACGTGGCCTGCCCGTCACATGGGCCGCCTCTGCCCTGTGTGGCCTGTGGCTGGCTTCCCTGGCCGCAGCCCACTACGCTCCCGCCCTGCCCCAGAGCGCCATTGCCCAGCCGACGCGTCAATTCGGACTGCCGTTTGCAGGGGTGCCCGGCCCCGACTCCTGGCTGCTGGGCCAGGGTTATGGCAACACCACCGGCGCTTACCGCCAGCGGCGCAGCACCTACGGCAACCTGCAGGGCATCCACGCCGGGCTGGACTTCAGCGCGCCGTGCGGCACCCCGGTACGGGCCATCGGCGACGGCGTGGTGGCCGAGGTGGACGGCCCGCACGGCAGCCCCCCGCACAACGTGGTGATCGACCACGCGGGCAACCTGAGCAGCCTGTACGGTCATCTGCTGGGGCGCTCGGCGCTG
This is a stretch of genomic DNA from Deinococcus aerolatus. It encodes these proteins:
- a CDS encoding M23 family metallopeptidase, with amino-acid sequence MPPSILIRRRGLPVTWAASALCGLWLASLAAAHYAPALPQSAIAQPTRQFGLPFAGVPGPDSWLLGQGYGNTTGAYRQRRSTYGNLQGIHAGLDFSAPCGTPVRAIGDGVVAEVDGPHGSPPHNVVIDHAGNLSSLYGHLLGRSALRPGQRVTRGQVIGQSGDSQGTCVSAPHLHLELRDRAHQRFFNPLPYIAADWDTLALAGSFGRGYEYDLSAPRRWQTPDSQPAALRGGRLLNEFARPWPPAPGGAR